Proteins encoded within one genomic window of Lysinibacillus sphaericus:
- the pstA gene encoding phosphate ABC transporter permease PstA, producing MRYIDDTVVKKRMTKRITFNKVWKSLFFLATTFALVMLAILLYRIVTQGVGYLNIDFLTNFASRFADKAGIKAALIGSLWLMGVVAPVSIVLGVGTAIYLEEYAKKNRLNDFIRMNISNLAGVPSIVFGLLGLTIFVRMMELGKSILAAGLTMSLLILPVIIVAAQEAIRAVPNEQREASYGMGATKWQTILRVVLPAAIPGILTGSILALSRAIGETAPLVVIGIPVILQFLPNDLLSQFTALPMQIYDWAKRPQEAFQYVAAAGILVLMIVLLMMNSIAIFIRNKFQKRY from the coding sequence ATGCGCTATATCGATGATACAGTCGTCAAGAAACGAATGACTAAACGTATTACATTCAATAAAGTCTGGAAATCCTTATTTTTCTTGGCAACTACATTTGCGCTTGTAATGCTAGCGATTTTGCTCTACCGCATTGTGACGCAAGGAGTAGGTTACTTAAACATTGATTTCCTAACGAATTTTGCTTCACGCTTTGCGGATAAGGCAGGGATTAAAGCTGCATTAATCGGCTCACTTTGGTTAATGGGAGTAGTAGCTCCGGTATCGATTGTTTTAGGTGTAGGAACAGCGATTTATCTAGAAGAATATGCAAAGAAAAATAGATTGAATGATTTTATTCGCATGAATATCTCAAACTTAGCAGGTGTACCTTCAATTGTTTTTGGTTTACTTGGGTTAACAATTTTTGTTCGTATGATGGAACTAGGTAAAAGTATTTTAGCAGCAGGTTTAACGATGAGTTTGCTAATATTACCTGTAATAATCGTGGCTGCTCAGGAAGCAATACGCGCTGTACCGAATGAACAACGTGAAGCTTCTTATGGGATGGGAGCGACGAAATGGCAAACCATTTTACGTGTCGTATTACCAGCTGCCATCCCTGGGATTTTAACAGGTAGTATTTTAGCTTTATCTCGTGCAATAGGTGAAACAGCACCACTCGTAGTAATTGGGATACCTGTTATTTTACAATTTTTACCTAATGATTTATTAAGCCAGTTTACTGCATTGCCGATGCAAATTTATGATTGGGCTAAACGTCCGCAAGAGGCATTTCAATATGTAGCGGCAGCGGGGATTTTAGTGCTGATGATTGTGCTGCTAATGATGAATTCCATCGCTATTTTTATTCGAAATAAATTCCAAAAACGTTATTAA
- a CDS encoding mechanosensitive ion channel family protein — MDSLKWLLPNLTVPTWIDITIAVAFCVVGWLFQHFVLKKIITSSVTFLKNRQRHFQATVLGQFNKAIRYAFMSAVVVLSLSNLLKVFLFTHFATKNFVLSIMVFFAFKGVYDVLHYYTKKPLELNSDEEQNVLLPFFLRIGKVLIMILAMFTIASFWNFNLNGFLTGIGLTGVAIAFGIRDTLAHVFGGMSVALDNPFQIGDWIATEDQKIEGTIEDINLRSTLIQTGDKGLVYVPNSYLVNRPIYNLSKREKRKCELFLYVAAENEEETLRSALSTIHQQIHLHANTEKELIHVYIDEFYQASYRVLVRFYVATNDTAVMLNVRQDILFVIRQVVQDYEIALAEQPDECKLEKK; from the coding sequence ATGGATTCATTGAAATGGTTATTACCGAACTTGACTGTACCAACGTGGATAGACATTACCATTGCGGTCGCATTTTGTGTTGTGGGATGGTTGTTTCAGCATTTTGTGCTGAAGAAAATCATTACGAGCAGTGTTACATTTTTAAAGAATAGACAGCGTCATTTTCAAGCGACTGTTCTTGGACAATTTAATAAGGCAATCCGATATGCGTTTATGTCAGCAGTAGTTGTCCTAAGTTTATCGAATTTACTTAAAGTATTTTTATTTACACATTTTGCAACAAAGAATTTTGTGTTGTCTATCATGGTGTTTTTTGCCTTTAAAGGCGTATATGATGTGCTTCACTACTATACAAAGAAACCATTAGAGTTAAATAGTGACGAGGAGCAAAATGTTCTTTTACCGTTTTTCCTGCGTATTGGTAAAGTGCTTATTATGATTTTAGCTATGTTTACAATTGCGTCCTTTTGGAACTTTAATCTAAATGGCTTTTTAACAGGAATTGGTTTAACAGGGGTAGCGATTGCTTTTGGTATTCGTGACACCCTAGCCCATGTTTTTGGTGGGATGTCCGTTGCACTCGACAATCCATTTCAAATAGGCGATTGGATTGCGACAGAGGATCAAAAAATAGAAGGTACCATTGAGGATATCAACCTTCGCAGTACACTTATTCAAACAGGCGACAAAGGGCTTGTTTATGTGCCGAACTCATATTTAGTGAATCGTCCAATATATAATTTATCAAAACGAGAGAAACGAAAATGTGAGTTGTTTTTATATGTAGCTGCGGAAAACGAAGAAGAAACATTACGTAGTGCTTTAAGCACAATTCATCAGCAAATTCATTTGCATGCAAATACTGAAAAAGAGCTGATTCATGTATATATAGATGAATTCTATCAAGCATCATATCGGGTTCTTGTTCGTTTTTATGTTGCAACCAATGATACGGCTGTTATGTTAAATGTACGGCAGGATATTTTATTTGTGATTCGCCAAGTTGTTCAAGATTATGAGATAGCACTTGCAGAACAACCGGACGAGTGTAAACTTGAGAAAAAATAA
- a CDS encoding 5-formyltetrahydrofolate cyclo-ligase: MDKKSLRNKVREALSNMSAATYREQSFAIARKVLQEPYIIEANTIGITISNKPEVDTIHLIEALWKLGKTVAVPKCNAKTREMSFYAIESFAQLETVYMHLREPIPEISEFVDANEMDIILVPGVVFDTQGYRIGYGGGYYDRYVLHYKKGKLMSVLFDEQLYEQVPVETHDYPVDLIITPTKRIDCEAQRGAK, translated from the coding sequence GTGGATAAAAAATCGTTGCGAAACAAGGTGCGTGAAGCACTCTCAAATATGAGTGCAGCTACATATCGCGAACAATCATTTGCTATCGCAAGAAAAGTGCTACAGGAACCATATATAATAGAAGCAAATACGATTGGCATTACAATTTCTAATAAGCCAGAAGTGGACACAATTCATCTAATCGAAGCACTTTGGAAGCTTGGTAAAACAGTGGCAGTTCCAAAATGTAACGCAAAAACAAGAGAAATGTCATTTTATGCGATAGAATCGTTTGCCCAGTTAGAAACTGTTTATATGCATTTGCGTGAACCAATTCCGGAAATAAGTGAGTTTGTTGACGCAAATGAAATGGATATCATACTTGTTCCTGGCGTAGTTTTTGACACACAAGGCTATCGAATAGGCTACGGTGGTGGTTATTACGATCGCTATGTATTACACTATAAAAAAGGTAAACTAATGTCTGTGCTTTTTGATGAGCAACTATATGAACAGGTGCCTGTAGAGACGCACGACTACCCAGTAGATCTTATCATCACACCGACAAAACGCATTGATTGTGAAGCGCAACGAGGAGCGAAATAA
- the rpmG gene encoding 50S ribosomal protein L33, whose translation MRVNITLACTDCGERNYISKKNKRNNPERLELKKYCSREKKYTLHRETK comes from the coding sequence ATGCGCGTAAATATTACTTTAGCTTGCACAGATTGCGGCGAACGTAACTACATTTCTAAAAAGAACAAGCGTAACAATCCAGAGCGTCTTGAACTTAAAAAATATTGCTCTCGCGAGAAGAAATACACTCTTCACCGTGAAACAAAGTAA
- the phoU gene encoding phosphate signaling complex protein PhoU, with protein sequence MVVRERFEQELKEIQEQFVEIATNSINALKISFEALLEQDLEKSLKIIEDDLYINRLEEEINDRVILMIAKQQPVATDLRRLMVLVKAASDMERVGDYAVNIAKETIRLGKEPLIFPTTNLQSMCNKTVEMLESIITAFREEDTVRAKEIAELDDYVDDLYGATVTLLLRAGAESPSHISQFTHLTFVCRHLERSADHATNIAEHLFYLIKGKHYELNN encoded by the coding sequence ATGGTAGTACGTGAACGATTTGAGCAAGAGCTTAAGGAAATTCAAGAACAGTTTGTAGAAATTGCAACAAATAGTATTAATGCATTAAAAATATCTTTTGAGGCATTGTTAGAGCAAGATTTGGAGAAATCATTAAAAATTATTGAAGATGATTTATATATTAATCGCCTTGAGGAAGAAATTAATGACCGAGTAATTTTGATGATTGCCAAGCAACAACCTGTAGCGACAGATTTGCGCCGACTTATGGTACTTGTAAAAGCTGCATCTGATATGGAGAGAGTGGGAGATTATGCAGTTAATATCGCAAAAGAGACGATTCGTTTAGGTAAGGAGCCTCTAATCTTCCCAACGACCAATTTACAATCGATGTGTAATAAGACAGTCGAAATGCTTGAAAGTATTATTACAGCCTTTAGGGAAGAAGATACTGTCCGAGCAAAAGAAATTGCTGAACTTGACGATTACGTAGATGATTTATATGGGGCAACAGTAACATTATTACTTCGTGCTGGTGCAGAAAGTCCATCTCATATTTCGCAATTTACACATTTAACATTTGTTTGTCGTCATTTAGAACGTTCAGCGGATCATGCAACGAATATTGCCGAACATTTATTTTACTTAATTAAAGGTAAACATTATGAATTGAATAATTAA
- the pstC gene encoding phosphate ABC transporter permease subunit PstC codes for MVSQKENKTSSVQQLIANSRNHKTKKIVEKAMPALLFSAALISILTTFGIVFTLIFETFEFFKRVSITDFLFGTQWLPFSGKEPLFGILPLIAGTLKVTLIAVAVAVPFGIASAIYLSEYASEKTRRTVKPILEVLAGVPTIVYGFFALTFVTPVLQGIIPELKLFNALSPGIVVGIMILPMITSLSEDAMSSVPNSMREGALALGATKFEVAIKVVLPAALSGIVASVVLAISRAIGETMIVSLAGGSTPKFDLNVTDSIQTMTAYIVQVSTGDAGYGTTIYYSIYSVGFTLFIFTLVMNLIAHYISKRFREVY; via the coding sequence ATGGTTTCTCAAAAGGAAAATAAGACATCATCTGTGCAACAATTAATTGCAAATTCGCGCAATCATAAAACTAAGAAAATAGTGGAAAAAGCCATGCCAGCTTTATTATTTTCTGCAGCGCTTATCTCGATTTTGACAACATTTGGCATTGTTTTCACCCTTATTTTTGAAACGTTTGAGTTTTTCAAGCGTGTTTCGATTACGGATTTTTTATTTGGTACACAGTGGCTACCGTTTTCTGGAAAGGAGCCGTTATTTGGGATTTTACCGCTTATCGCAGGAACACTGAAAGTTACATTAATTGCAGTTGCTGTAGCAGTACCATTTGGGATTGCTTCAGCCATCTATTTAAGTGAATATGCGAGTGAGAAAACAAGACGTACAGTTAAACCGATTTTAGAAGTATTAGCAGGTGTACCGACAATCGTTTATGGCTTCTTTGCATTAACGTTTGTCACACCAGTGCTACAAGGAATTATTCCAGAGCTTAAACTATTTAATGCACTTAGTCCAGGGATTGTAGTGGGCATTATGATATTACCAATGATTACATCACTATCAGAAGATGCCATGTCATCTGTACCAAACAGTATGCGAGAAGGGGCTTTAGCGCTAGGGGCTACGAAGTTTGAGGTTGCTATAAAAGTAGTGTTACCAGCCGCTTTATCGGGAATTGTGGCATCAGTCGTACTTGCTATTTCCCGGGCAATTGGGGAAACAATGATTGTGTCCTTAGCAGGAGGATCGACACCTAAATTTGATTTAAATGTCACAGATTCCATCCAAACGATGACAGCCTATATTGTACAAGTTTCTACGGGTGATGCTGGTTATGGAACGACGATTTATTACTCGATCTACTCAGTTGGATTCACATTATTTATCTTTACGTTAGTGATGAACTTAATCGCTCATTATATTTCGAAACGCTTCAGGGAGGTTTACTAG
- a CDS encoding PstS family phosphate ABC transporter substrate-binding protein — protein MKKWKYLTMTAVMGSALMLGACSGDNSTQNNNNAETNSGQEAADEKLQGSVAGDGSSTVAPIIEAVVEEYAGAQPDVKVSVGVSGTGGGFEKFIAGETDFSNASRFIKTEEKEKLDQAGIAYTELALAYDGLSVVVNPENDWAKDLTIEQLKKIWTEDGTEKKWSDIDPSWPAEKIVFYSPGTDSGTYDYFDEVVLDGADLVSSATLSEDDNMLVQGISGDKYAIGFFGFAYYLENKDKLNIVKVNGIEPTHDTIEKGEYTPLSRPLFTYVKNSAMKDNAAAYDFVKFTLENAGDMAEAVGYVRLPEEKYAEGLKTLEGLK, from the coding sequence ATGAAAAAGTGGAAGTACTTAACGATGACAGCGGTAATGGGTTCAGCATTAATGCTTGGTGCATGTAGCGGAGACAACTCAACGCAAAACAATAACAATGCAGAAACGAACTCAGGACAAGAAGCTGCTGACGAAAAACTGCAAGGTTCAGTTGCTGGAGATGGTTCATCAACAGTAGCACCAATTATTGAAGCAGTTGTTGAAGAGTATGCAGGTGCACAACCGGATGTCAAAGTATCGGTAGGTGTTTCTGGTACTGGTGGTGGCTTTGAAAAATTCATCGCAGGTGAGACAGACTTTTCAAATGCATCTCGTTTTATAAAGACAGAAGAGAAAGAAAAACTAGACCAAGCTGGAATAGCTTACACTGAGTTAGCTTTAGCATATGATGGTTTATCAGTAGTGGTGAATCCTGAAAACGATTGGGCAAAGGATTTAACTATAGAACAACTAAAGAAAATTTGGACTGAAGATGGCACAGAGAAAAAATGGTCAGATATCGACCCTTCATGGCCAGCAGAAAAAATCGTATTCTACTCACCAGGTACTGACTCAGGTACGTATGATTACTTTGATGAAGTCGTTTTAGATGGTGCTGATCTAGTAAGTTCAGCGACATTATCAGAGGATGATAATATGCTAGTTCAAGGTATTTCTGGTGACAAGTATGCAATTGGCTTCTTTGGCTTCGCTTACTACTTAGAAAATAAAGATAAGTTAAACATTGTTAAAGTCAATGGAATTGAACCAACACATGACACAATTGAAAAAGGCGAATATACGCCACTTTCACGCCCACTATTCACTTATGTGAAAAACAGTGCGATGAAAGATAATGCAGCAGCATATGATTTCGTTAAGTTCACACTTGAAAATGCAGGAGATATGGCAGAAGCAGTAGGTTATGTTCGTCTACCTGAAGAAAAATATGCTGAAGGCTTAAAAACTTTAGAAGGCTTAAAATAA
- the trpE gene encoding anthranilate synthase component I: MTVELSRFAIKVLQGDMMTPISVYQSLTGKHKMLFESSAKHEESGRYSFIAVNPIAELIGYKNGYQYTKGMKMDTSNDNVLQKLKEVMPLHEADYPFAFFGGAIGFFGYETAFYAEKIGEYLHDNLEMPDVHVFFYDTFIVFDHLKQEVTLAAIDLFNEGRTLDKMEAAIAEIEQQLHAGTTFGAMELGTIDFQPMIPKEEFIAIVERAKQHIVKGDIFQIVLSQRFSSSFTGNPFALYRQLRTSNPSPYMFYMDFEAYTILGTSPESLVKVKDRKVTTNPIAGTKPRGTTQQQDEEIAESLLTDEKEIAEHRMLVDLGRNDIGRISKIGTVKLVKYMNIERYKHVMHIVSEVIGELRDEVHVLDVLSACLPAGTVSGAPKIRAMQLINELEPVKRGVYAGAVGYISASGDMDLALAIRTMVIKDGFAHVQAGAGVVYDSVPLSEYEETINKARALLEVKQ, encoded by the coding sequence ATGACAGTTGAGCTTAGCAGATTTGCCATCAAAGTATTACAGGGGGATATGATGACGCCTATATCGGTGTATCAATCTCTGACAGGAAAGCATAAGATGCTATTTGAATCTTCAGCCAAACATGAAGAAAGTGGGCGTTATTCCTTTATCGCGGTTAACCCAATAGCAGAACTGATTGGGTATAAAAACGGTTATCAATATACTAAAGGAATGAAAATGGATACGTCTAACGATAATGTCTTACAAAAACTAAAAGAAGTAATGCCACTTCATGAAGCGGATTATCCTTTTGCTTTTTTTGGTGGCGCAATCGGCTTTTTTGGTTATGAAACCGCCTTTTATGCTGAAAAAATTGGTGAATATTTACATGATAATTTAGAAATGCCTGATGTCCATGTTTTTTTCTATGATACGTTTATCGTGTTTGATCATTTGAAGCAAGAGGTGACATTAGCAGCAATCGATTTATTTAATGAAGGGCGCACCCTTGATAAGATGGAAGCCGCTATTGCTGAAATTGAGCAACAGCTACATGCAGGTACGACATTTGGTGCAATGGAGCTAGGTACAATTGATTTTCAACCAATGATACCAAAGGAAGAGTTTATTGCGATTGTTGAGCGCGCAAAACAGCATATTGTGAAGGGAGATATTTTCCAAATCGTGTTATCCCAACGTTTTTCTTCATCGTTTACAGGCAATCCATTTGCCTTATATCGGCAGTTAAGAACGTCGAATCCATCACCTTATATGTTTTATATGGATTTTGAGGCATACACAATTTTAGGAACTTCTCCAGAGAGTCTTGTAAAGGTCAAGGATCGCAAAGTTACAACAAATCCAATTGCTGGAACAAAACCACGTGGTACAACGCAACAGCAAGATGAAGAAATTGCTGAAAGCTTATTGACGGATGAAAAAGAAATCGCTGAGCATCGAATGTTAGTTGACTTAGGGCGTAATGATATTGGAAGAATTTCCAAGATTGGCACCGTGAAGCTTGTGAAATATATGAACATTGAACGCTACAAACATGTCATGCATATTGTATCTGAAGTTATTGGTGAACTTCGTGATGAAGTCCATGTGTTAGACGTTCTTAGCGCATGTTTGCCAGCTGGTACAGTGTCGGGGGCCCCTAAGATACGAGCAATGCAGTTAATTAATGAGCTAGAGCCAGTGAAGCGCGGCGTTTATGCTGGTGCAGTTGGGTATATTTCAGCTTCAGGTGATATGGATTTAGCGTTGGCTATTCGTACGATGGTAATCAAAGATGGGTTTGCGCATGTGCAAGCAGGTGCAGGCGTTGTGTATGATTCAGTACCTTTGTCTGAATATGAAGAAACAATAAATAAAGCTCGTGCGCTACTGGAGGTTAAACAATGA
- a CDS encoding YqgQ family protein, whose product MDKMLDIYDLLKTYGTYIYTRDPIGDLMLMEDEIRELYKANVLDIKDYQMALLLIRQETTRLRVEQNKQ is encoded by the coding sequence ATGGATAAAATGCTAGATATTTATGATTTATTAAAAACATATGGCACTTATATTTATACACGTGATCCTATTGGCGATTTAATGTTAATGGAGGATGAAATTCGTGAGTTGTACAAGGCGAATGTACTCGACATTAAAGATTACCAAATGGCACTGTTGTTAATACGACAAGAAACGACAAGACTGCGGGTTGAGCAAAATAAGCAGTAA
- the pstB gene encoding phosphate ABC transporter ATP-binding protein PstB, which yields MNINVKPSAEVAKKVVYDTRNLNLWYGDHHGLKDVNLSIYENEVTAIIGPSGCGKSTYLKTLNRMVELVPIVRTSGEILYRERNILDKNYTVEELRTRVGMVFQKPNPFPKSIYDNIAYGPRIHGIKNKKILDEIVEKSLRGAAIWDEVKDRLNQNAYGLSGGQQQRICIARCLAIEPDVILMDEPTSALDPISTLKVEELVQELKKDYSIVIVTHNMQQAARISDRTAFFLSGEVVEYDKTDVIFQTPSDQRTEDYISGRFG from the coding sequence ATTAATATAAATGTAAAGCCATCTGCTGAAGTTGCGAAAAAAGTAGTGTATGATACTCGTAACTTAAATTTATGGTACGGTGATCATCACGGTTTAAAAGATGTTAATTTAAGTATTTATGAAAATGAAGTCACAGCTATTATTGGCCCTTCAGGTTGCGGGAAATCTACTTATTTAAAAACGTTAAACAGAATGGTAGAGCTAGTACCGATAGTTCGTACATCGGGCGAAATATTATACCGTGAACGAAATATCTTAGATAAAAACTATACAGTTGAGGAATTACGTACTCGCGTAGGGATGGTATTCCAAAAACCTAACCCATTCCCAAAATCAATCTATGATAATATTGCTTACGGTCCACGTATCCACGGCATTAAAAACAAAAAAATTCTAGATGAAATTGTTGAAAAATCATTGCGCGGTGCGGCTATTTGGGATGAAGTAAAAGATCGTCTAAATCAAAATGCTTATGGTTTATCAGGTGGTCAGCAACAGCGTATTTGTATTGCGCGTTGTTTAGCAATCGAGCCAGATGTTATTTTAATGGATGAGCCCACTTCTGCACTTGACCCAATTTCTACGTTAAAAGTAGAAGAGCTTGTACAAGAGCTTAAAAAAGATTATTCAATCGTTATTGTTACACATAATATGCAACAAGCGGCACGTATTTCAGACCGTACAGCATTTTTCCTAAGCGGCGAAGTTGTGGAATATGACAAAACAGATGTGATTTTCCAAACACCTTCAGATCAACGTACAGAAGATTACATTTCAGGACGCTTCGGCTAA
- a CDS encoding peptidoglycan D,D-transpeptidase FtsI family protein, with protein sequence MRKAPGKNRAASVKAKHHSNLTFRMNVLFFAIFIVFSMLIFRLGYMQIVKGEDYVRILERTEEVPVNTSVPRGRMYDRYGRILVDNQPENAITYTKMQTTKTEDMLAIAEKLAQLIEQPTNRVTLRDKLDFWILKNHDAAYAKISDEEQTKIKTQENITTSQANAEIDKIVRERITDEELAQLTEADLEVLAIYREMVSGYNLSPQIIKSENVSADEFARVSERLTELPGVNTTTDWKRVKLSSLSVLGRTTVPTKGIPKEKLNYYLARDYSRNDRVGESYIEAQYEELLQGQKTVVKNITNKKGQVVDTITTYEGEPGKDLVLTFDSELQAANEKIVEEELLKLKAMSGSSLLDRAFLIMMDPNTGDILSMVGKKIEKDSETGRNVVVDYAYGSFTTAYEAGSVVKAATLLTGYKLGVITPNTVLGDEPIHLLGTPVKRSIFNQGGYISMDGLSALEQSSNVYMFKTAMLINGTPYSYMMPLRLNDQTFPKMRNSYAQFGLGVKTGIDLPNEFSGVEGLIMGGKTLDLAIGQYDTYTPLQLAQYISTIANGGYRVQPHVVKEVRDPSKDGQQLGQLVTEVGPRILNHIDNTEEEINYVKKGLHRVYTGSRGTARSAFSNAPFTAAGKTGTAEVVYYGPLRERYGTNTINLTHVGYAPYENPEVAYAVVIPWATTNLNQHLSNNNVIARRALDAYYELKAKYEKTKVTDNKVEQPILPAITKDKIGEDEQE encoded by the coding sequence ATGCGCAAAGCACCGGGGAAAAATCGCGCAGCGAGTGTTAAAGCGAAACATCACTCTAATTTAACATTTCGTATGAATGTCCTTTTCTTTGCTATATTTATCGTATTTTCGATGTTAATTTTTAGACTTGGTTATATGCAAATTGTTAAAGGGGAAGATTATGTTCGTATTTTAGAGCGGACTGAGGAAGTACCTGTCAATACGAGTGTGCCAAGGGGTCGGATGTATGATCGTTATGGGCGTATTTTAGTGGATAATCAGCCTGAAAACGCGATTACGTATACAAAAATGCAGACGACTAAAACGGAGGATATGTTAGCAATTGCTGAAAAGCTGGCTCAATTGATTGAACAACCAACGAATCGTGTCACATTACGCGATAAATTGGATTTTTGGATTTTAAAAAACCATGACGCAGCATATGCAAAAATATCTGATGAAGAGCAAACGAAAATTAAAACACAGGAAAATATTACGACAAGTCAAGCGAATGCAGAAATCGATAAAATTGTACGTGAGCGCATTACAGACGAAGAATTAGCACAATTAACGGAAGCGGATTTAGAAGTATTAGCTATTTACCGCGAGATGGTATCAGGCTACAATTTATCACCTCAAATCATTAAAAGTGAGAATGTATCTGCAGATGAATTTGCGCGTGTTTCAGAGCGTTTAACTGAGTTGCCAGGAGTCAACACAACGACAGATTGGAAGCGTGTTAAACTATCATCCCTTTCTGTGTTAGGCCGTACAACTGTACCAACAAAAGGGATACCGAAAGAGAAGCTTAATTATTATTTAGCACGTGATTATTCACGTAATGATCGCGTCGGTGAAAGTTATATTGAAGCGCAATATGAAGAACTTTTACAAGGGCAAAAAACAGTTGTCAAAAATATTACGAATAAAAAAGGGCAAGTTGTTGATACCATTACAACATATGAAGGCGAGCCTGGAAAAGATTTAGTATTAACATTCGATAGCGAGTTACAAGCCGCTAATGAAAAAATTGTAGAAGAAGAACTGCTGAAGTTAAAAGCAATGTCTGGCTCAAGTTTATTAGACCGAGCGTTCTTAATCATGATGGACCCAAATACGGGAGATATCCTATCAATGGTAGGTAAAAAAATCGAAAAAGATTCGGAAACGGGCAGAAATGTAGTTGTGGATTATGCATACGGCTCGTTTACAACAGCTTATGAGGCAGGGTCTGTCGTAAAAGCAGCCACTTTGCTGACAGGCTATAAACTAGGGGTGATTACTCCGAACACAGTATTAGGAGATGAACCAATCCATTTACTAGGTACACCCGTTAAAAGGTCGATTTTCAACCAAGGTGGCTATATTTCAATGGATGGTTTAAGCGCACTTGAGCAATCTTCCAACGTTTATATGTTTAAAACGGCAATGCTTATTAATGGCACACCATACAGTTACATGATGCCATTGCGATTAAATGATCAAACATTCCCGAAAATGCGTAATTCCTATGCACAGTTTGGCTTAGGTGTTAAAACAGGCATTGATTTACCTAATGAATTTAGTGGGGTAGAAGGCCTAATCATGGGTGGTAAAACACTCGACTTAGCCATTGGACAATATGATACGTATACACCGCTTCAACTAGCACAATATATTTCAACGATAGCGAATGGTGGCTATCGTGTTCAGCCCCATGTCGTGAAAGAAGTGCGTGATCCATCAAAAGATGGTCAACAGCTAGGGCAATTAGTGACAGAAGTAGGACCAAGAATTTTAAATCACATCGATAATACAGAAGAAGAAATTAATTATGTAAAAAAAGGCTTGCATCGTGTTTATACGGGTTCTCGTGGTACGGCACGTTCAGCATTTTCGAACGCACCTTTTACCGCTGCCGGGAAAACAGGGACAGCCGAAGTAGTATATTATGGACCATTACGTGAACGTTATGGTACAAATACGATTAATTTAACGCATGTTGGCTATGCGCCATATGAAAATCCTGAAGTTGCTTATGCTGTTGTCATTCCATGGGCAACTACGAACCTTAATCAACATTTATCGAATAATAACGTGATTGCAAGACGTGCTTTAGATGCTTACTATGAGCTAAAAGCAAAATATGAAAAGACAAAAGTGACAGATAATAAAGTAGAACAACCAATTTTACCTGCGATTACAAAAGATAAAATCGGTGAAGATGAACAAGAATAA
- a CDS encoding anthranilate synthase component II, whose amino-acid sequence MILLIDNYDSFTYNLFQQVSMLGKEVQVVRNDEVTIEEIIDMQPEAIILSPGPGTPNEAGITVQVVQELYTKYPILGICLGHQSIGQAFGGTIEQAKNIMHGKLSALQYEQTGVFAQFEGDMEVMRYHSLIIEPSTLHEDFIITATSRDDGEIMAIQHKHYPLVGLQFHPESIGTKTGSDIVQAFLALV is encoded by the coding sequence ATGATTTTACTCATCGATAATTATGATTCATTCACATATAATTTATTTCAGCAAGTCAGTATGCTTGGTAAGGAAGTTCAAGTAGTAAGGAATGATGAAGTAACAATTGAAGAAATAATTGATATGCAACCAGAAGCAATTATTTTATCACCAGGTCCAGGTACACCAAATGAGGCAGGAATCACAGTACAAGTTGTACAAGAACTATATACAAAATATCCGATTTTAGGGATTTGTTTAGGTCATCAGTCGATAGGGCAGGCATTTGGGGGAACAATTGAGCAAGCTAAAAATATAATGCATGGCAAGCTATCTGCTCTACAGTATGAGCAAACAGGCGTTTTTGCGCAATTCGAAGGTGATATGGAAGTGATGCGCTATCACTCGTTAATCATAGAGCCATCCACGTTGCATGAAGATTTTATTATAACTGCCACTTCGCGTGATGATGGAGAAATTATGGCTATTCAACATAAGCACTATCCACTTGTTGGATTGCAATTCCATCCAGAATCAATAGGCACTAAGACAGGTAGTGACATCGTGCAAGCCTTTTTAGCACTCGTTTAG